A section of the Deinococcus taeanensis genome encodes:
- a CDS encoding TetR/AcrR family transcriptional regulator: MTVPPVSSPAVPDTTRARIQQEAARLFVQSGYHGVSMREVAEAVGVTKPALYHHYADKEALFLAMLEGTLAGLSRLVAAAYSQVGIRLQLDTLVYELLASAPEQRVGLQLAGELRHVSAARRAAFEQEYRRVWVGGLSQLFEEAAARGELRADVPPAMLARAFLALTYPLVTGAPPADPQGTARALLAVYLDGATAR, translated from the coding sequence ATGACGGTCCCTCCTGTGTCTTCTCCCGCTGTGCCTGATACGACCCGCGCCCGCATTCAGCAGGAGGCGGCGCGGCTGTTCGTGCAGAGTGGGTATCACGGGGTGAGCATGCGCGAGGTGGCCGAGGCGGTCGGCGTGACGAAACCGGCGCTGTACCACCATTACGCCGACAAGGAGGCGTTGTTCCTGGCCATGCTGGAGGGAACGCTGGCCGGCCTGAGCCGCCTGGTGGCGGCCGCCTATTCGCAGGTGGGCATCCGGCTGCAGCTCGATACCCTGGTGTACGAGCTGCTGGCGAGCGCGCCGGAGCAGCGGGTGGGGCTGCAGCTGGCCGGGGAGTTGCGGCACGTCAGTGCGGCGCGCCGGGCCGCGTTCGAGCAGGAGTACCGCCGGGTGTGGGTGGGGGGGCTGTCGCAGCTGTTCGAGGAGGCGGCGGCGCGCGGGGAACTGCGCGCGGACGTGCCGCCCGCGATGCTGGCGCGGGCGTTCCTGGCCCTGACGTACCCGTTGGTGACGGGCGCTCCTCCGGCGGATCCGCAGGGGACGGCGCGGGCGCTGCTGGCGGTGTACCTGGACGGCGCCACGGCGCGCTGA
- a CDS encoding phospholipase A2, with protein sequence MRRVLPAVVLSVALAACSQPPLPTASDYAARPELQDAGSQAILARYGNDPGLIAALQEAYGERPTTLTYPNVPALGAQDYVTDRLEYVKRTGWGTVPNYNSQYAAYSSTSLPYTGLDWSRDGCSAPDGLGLGYREDFRPACNVHDFAYRNLKVYQRTDANRLTSDEVFYTNMKVICAAKSWYARPACYSAAYTYYQGVRVGGSSNF encoded by the coding sequence ATGCGCCGAGTCCTTCCTGCCGTCGTCCTGTCCGTCGCTCTGGCCGCCTGTTCACAGCCCCCCCTTCCCACGGCGAGCGACTACGCTGCACGCCCCGAACTTCAGGACGCCGGCAGCCAGGCCATTCTGGCCCGCTACGGCAACGACCCCGGCCTGATCGCCGCGCTGCAGGAAGCGTACGGCGAGCGCCCCACCACGCTCACCTACCCCAACGTGCCCGCTCTGGGCGCGCAGGACTACGTCACCGACCGCCTGGAGTACGTCAAACGCACCGGGTGGGGCACCGTTCCCAATTACAACAGCCAGTACGCCGCGTACAGCAGCACGAGCCTCCCCTACACCGGCCTGGACTGGAGCCGCGACGGGTGCAGCGCCCCCGACGGCCTGGGCCTCGGCTACCGCGAGGACTTCCGCCCGGCGTGCAACGTCCACGACTTCGCGTACCGCAACCTGAAGGTGTACCAGCGCACCGACGCTAACCGCCTGACCAGCGATGAGGTGTTCTACACGAACATGAAAGTCATCTGCGCCGCCAAGAGCTGGTATGCCCGCCCCGCGTGCTACAGCGCCGCGTACACGTACTACCAGGGTGTTCGGGTGGGCGGCAGCAGCAACTTCTGA
- a CDS encoding nuclease-related domain-containing protein — MIVKAPEAQLHAAHEVHRQVVHFLRRAFAQDPQAFVFHDLRLECRGDVAQIDHLILHRSGLVIVNSSVAGQLSVNEHGEGVCEVTLRASSLPSAVVQARRQLDLLLAFLEDHAADLMDCSRPGSGPPSFAGVRRDVLVALPADSRVTATGDLTEWVRPGQVPDRVNATIRAEDSRTPGLCGFTATELTRIRTFLLTRHVPAPVLAAPVPRTARPVVTGPVRTSQERQAQARPRLDAACRSCGGTQLSVEVGKYGASFRCAGCGATTPAKPVCAQCGQPGKLSRKGRTFTATCAGGHTWPYWTNPE, encoded by the coding sequence GTGATCGTCAAGGCCCCCGAAGCGCAGCTGCACGCCGCCCACGAGGTGCACCGGCAGGTGGTGCACTTCCTCCGGCGTGCTTTCGCGCAGGACCCGCAGGCGTTCGTGTTTCATGACCTGCGGCTGGAATGCCGGGGCGACGTGGCGCAGATTGATCACCTGATCCTGCACCGCTCTGGCCTGGTGATCGTGAACAGCAGCGTGGCCGGCCAGCTCAGCGTGAACGAGCATGGCGAGGGGGTCTGCGAAGTGACCCTGCGGGCCAGCAGCCTGCCTTCGGCTGTGGTTCAGGCGCGGCGGCAACTGGACCTGCTGCTCGCTTTTCTGGAAGACCACGCTGCTGACTTGATGGACTGCTCCCGGCCGGGCTCCGGGCCGCCCTCCTTTGCCGGGGTGCGCCGGGACGTGCTGGTGGCCCTTCCGGCCGACAGTCGCGTTACCGCGACGGGTGACCTGACGGAATGGGTGAGGCCCGGGCAGGTACCGGACCGCGTCAACGCCACAATCAGGGCGGAGGACAGCCGGACCCCCGGCCTGTGTGGCTTCACGGCCACCGAGCTGACCCGCATTCGGACGTTCCTCCTCACGCGTCATGTGCCTGCACCAGTCCTGGCGGCCCCGGTGCCCAGGACGGCCCGCCCGGTGGTCACCGGACCGGTGCGGACGTCGCAGGAGCGGCAGGCGCAGGCGAGGCCCCGCCTGGACGCCGCGTGCCGCTCGTGTGGGGGCACGCAACTGTCGGTGGAGGTCGGGAAGTACGGGGCCTCCTTCCGGTGCGCGGGGTGCGGCGCAACCACGCCCGCGAAACCCGTGTGCGCGCAGTGCGGGCAGCCCGGGAAGCTGAGCAGGAAGGGCCGGACGTTCACGGCAACCTGCGCGGGCGGGCACACCTGGCCGTACTGGACGAATCCCGAATGA
- the lysA gene encoding diaminopimelate decarboxylase: MSLTSEHLHAAAQQYGTPLYVYDATELDAALARIRAAFGTARVYYAMKANPNLTLLRRLHAQGVGFECVSPGELARAQHIGAAGERIIVNGPAKTPGEYALGARLGATFILDREDEVALLPPSSRALVRVNPALNISTHDHLATGAAHSKFGVTLEQAPRVLAALRAAGHTALGLHVHIGSAIRDARDFTAAFGRLTELRGQTGPLGVLDAGGGWGLGADLHGIAREAHATAATFGAQLWVEPGRYLVAQAGTLLTRVIGTKRTGRNFTLVDAGMTELLRPMLYGAQHPVTPLWHREGTGTWDLAGPACESGDLLARDVTLPAPQAGDLLAIGEAGAYGAAMSSNYLTRARPAEVLHENGTWTVIRRRETPQDIWQAEDAAG, from the coding sequence ATGAGTCTCACGTCCGAGCATCTGCACGCCGCTGCCCAGCAGTACGGCACTCCCCTGTACGTCTACGACGCGACCGAACTCGACGCTGCCCTGGCGCGCATTCGCGCTGCCTTCGGGACGGCCCGCGTGTACTACGCCATGAAGGCCAATCCGAACCTCACGCTGTTGCGCCGTCTGCACGCCCAGGGCGTCGGCTTTGAATGTGTTAGTCCAGGGGAACTCGCCCGCGCGCAGCACATCGGCGCGGCCGGCGAGCGCATCATCGTGAACGGTCCTGCCAAGACCCCGGGCGAGTATGCGCTCGGCGCCCGGCTCGGCGCCACCTTCATCCTCGACCGCGAAGACGAGGTCGCCCTCCTTCCGCCCTCCTCCCGCGCCCTGGTGCGCGTGAACCCCGCCCTGAACATCAGCACCCATGATCACCTCGCCACCGGCGCCGCGCACAGCAAGTTCGGCGTGACGCTTGAGCAGGCGCCCCGCGTGCTCGCTGCCCTGCGGGCCGCCGGGCACACCGCCCTGGGCCTGCACGTCCACATCGGCAGCGCCATTCGCGACGCGCGCGACTTCACGGCCGCGTTCGGCCGCCTCACCGAACTGCGCGGACAGACCGGGCCGCTGGGGGTCCTTGACGCGGGTGGCGGCTGGGGTCTCGGCGCGGACCTGCACGGCATCGCCCGCGAAGCGCACGCCACCGCCGCCACCTTCGGTGCGCAGCTGTGGGTGGAGCCCGGCCGGTACCTTGTGGCGCAGGCCGGCACGCTCCTCACCCGGGTGATCGGCACCAAACGCACCGGCCGGAACTTCACGCTCGTGGACGCCGGCATGACTGAACTTCTGCGGCCCATGCTGTACGGCGCGCAGCACCCCGTCACGCCCCTGTGGCACCGCGAAGGCACCGGCACCTGGGATCTCGCCGGGCCTGCCTGCGAGAGCGGCGACCTCCTTGCCCGTGACGTTACGCTGCCCGCCCCGCAGGCCGGTGACCTGCTGGCCATCGGCGAGGCCGGCGCGTACGGGGCCGCCATGAGCAGCAACTACCTCACCCGCGCCCGCCCGGCCGAGGTGCTGCACGAGAACGGAACGTGGACGGTGATCCGCCGGCGTGAAACCCCGCAGGACATCTGGCAGGCCGAGGACGCCGCGGGGTGA
- the mnmA gene encoding tRNA 2-thiouridine(34) synthase MnmA, translating to MSAPAPAPQPVPAPAVATTGERVLCAMSGGVDSSVTAALLKDQGYQVVGAMMRFWPDDKRVDTFDTCCSPDAAYEARRVAEQVGVPFYLLDYREQFQRHIVGPFLDEYSRGRTPNPCVNCNTKVKFDELVKKARMLGCRYVATGHYVKRVENDRGEVEFWRGDDPRKDQTYFLWGTPRDALPFILFPVGELEKPQVRQIAEERGLLTARKPESQNICFVPGKVQDFVAEHLPQVQGYIREIRTGEVVGEHLGTQFYTLGQKKGLGLYQTHRVRHVVHLDPGTNTVWVGDYGDCLWTGLKAQSANYLVDLADLPAELDVQVRYRTAPVKARVVRADEGGFELEFAEPQFAVAPGQSAVLYAGPRLLGGGLIEDHNRTLPDPKAPPQKRPAVLLS from the coding sequence ATGAGTGCGCCTGCGCCCGCCCCCCAGCCCGTCCCTGCCCCTGCCGTAGCCACCACGGGGGAACGGGTGCTGTGCGCCATGTCCGGCGGCGTGGACAGCAGCGTCACGGCCGCACTCCTGAAAGACCAGGGGTATCAGGTGGTAGGCGCCATGATGCGCTTCTGGCCGGATGACAAGCGCGTGGACACCTTCGACACGTGCTGCTCTCCGGACGCCGCGTACGAGGCGCGGCGCGTGGCCGAACAGGTGGGCGTGCCGTTCTACCTGCTGGACTACCGCGAGCAGTTCCAGCGGCACATCGTGGGACCGTTCCTGGACGAGTACAGCCGCGGGCGCACCCCGAATCCCTGCGTGAACTGCAACACCAAGGTGAAATTCGACGAACTGGTGAAGAAGGCCAGGATGCTCGGCTGCCGGTACGTCGCCACCGGACACTACGTGAAGCGCGTGGAGAACGACCGCGGCGAGGTGGAGTTCTGGCGGGGCGATGACCCCCGCAAGGACCAGACGTACTTCCTGTGGGGCACGCCAAGAGACGCCCTGCCGTTCATCCTGTTCCCGGTGGGGGAACTGGAGAAGCCGCAGGTGCGGCAGATCGCCGAGGAGCGCGGGCTGCTCACCGCCCGGAAACCCGAAAGCCAGAACATCTGCTTTGTGCCGGGCAAGGTTCAGGATTTCGTGGCCGAGCACCTCCCACAGGTGCAGGGCTACATCCGCGAGATCCGCACGGGCGAAGTGGTGGGCGAACACCTGGGCACGCAGTTCTACACCCTGGGCCAGAAGAAAGGGCTGGGGCTGTACCAGACGCACCGCGTGCGGCACGTCGTCCACCTGGACCCCGGCACCAACACCGTGTGGGTGGGCGATTACGGCGACTGCCTCTGGACCGGGCTGAAGGCGCAGAGCGCGAACTACCTCGTGGACCTCGCGGACCTGCCCGCCGAGCTGGACGTGCAGGTTCGGTACCGGACCGCGCCGGTGAAAGCCCGTGTGGTGCGCGCCGATGAGGGCGGGTTCGAGCTGGAGTTCGCCGAACCGCAGTTTGCGGTGGCGCCCGGCCAGAGCGCAGTGCTGTACGCCGGGCCGCGCCTGCTGGGCGGCGGGCTGATCGAGGACCATAACCGCACCCTGCCCGATCCCAAGGCCCCGCCTCAAAAACGCCCGGCGGTGCTGCTGTCCTGA
- a CDS encoding alkaline phosphatase family protein — MTLPPHAIRPDYAGGSVLNLVATLGAHLGVPARHAPYRYPLPLAGVRQILLIVVDGLGAGQLSGAAARGDVPALAALTPAPGRVTSVFPSTTMAALTAIHTACAPGEHGYLGLTVWLEEAQATVNLIRLYDVYTHQPLEETAFLAAVPSLYRQLRRSGVGSQVIMPGAYKHSVLTRWACDGATYYPYTRPDEIPALTAPLLRPGEPSYTLVYFPDYDSLCHAFGPDSPEAHAELRRTDGVVARLLAALPRTGETLVLVTADHGQSAQPPEGYLDVITRPVMKTQLRGPVAGEERAAYLRPREAFRTDLEARLAPHATLLKADDAWNSGLFGPTGQLNPRFRSRVGDLIAVPSPGHALRRPTSPAPMLGLHGGWTPEEMLVPVLWARV, encoded by the coding sequence ATGACCCTGCCGCCCCACGCGATCCGGCCGGACTACGCTGGTGGCAGCGTCCTGAACCTCGTCGCCACGCTCGGCGCGCACCTGGGCGTACCTGCCCGGCACGCCCCGTACCGCTACCCCCTGCCCCTGGCGGGCGTGCGGCAGATTCTGCTGATCGTTGTTGATGGCCTGGGCGCCGGGCAGCTGAGCGGCGCGGCCGCCCGCGGGGACGTGCCGGCCCTGGCCGCCCTGACGCCCGCCCCGGGCCGCGTGACCAGTGTCTTCCCCAGCACCACCATGGCGGCCCTGACCGCCATTCACACCGCCTGCGCGCCCGGCGAGCACGGGTACCTCGGCCTGACTGTCTGGCTGGAGGAAGCGCAGGCCACCGTGAACCTGATCCGCCTGTACGACGTGTACACCCATCAGCCTCTGGAGGAGACCGCGTTCCTGGCGGCCGTGCCGTCCCTATACCGGCAACTGCGGCGCTCGGGAGTGGGCAGTCAGGTCATCATGCCCGGCGCGTACAAGCACAGCGTCCTGACCCGCTGGGCCTGCGACGGGGCCACGTACTACCCCTACACCCGGCCGGACGAGATCCCGGCGCTCACCGCGCCTCTCCTGCGGCCCGGCGAGCCCTCGTACACGCTGGTGTACTTCCCTGACTACGATTCCCTGTGCCACGCCTTCGGCCCGGACAGCCCCGAAGCGCACGCCGAACTGCGCCGCACAGACGGCGTCGTGGCCCGCCTGCTCGCCGCTCTGCCCCGCACAGGTGAAACCCTGGTGCTCGTCACCGCTGATCACGGCCAGTCCGCCCAGCCGCCCGAAGGGTACCTGGACGTCATCACCCGGCCGGTCATGAAGACCCAGCTGCGCGGCCCGGTCGCCGGGGAGGAACGCGCCGCGTACCTGCGCCCCAGGGAGGCTTTCCGGACGGACCTGGAAGCCCGGCTGGCGCCGCACGCCACCCTTCTGAAGGCTGACGACGCCTGGAACAGCGGCCTGTTCGGTCCCACCGGGCAGCTCAACCCCCGGTTCCGCTCCCGCGTGGGGGACCTGATTGCCGTTCCCTCGCCGGGGCACGCTCTGCGCCGCCCCACCAGCCCCGCCCCCATGCTCGGGCTCCACGGCGGCTGGACGCCGGAGGAGATGCTCGTGCCTGTACTCTGGGCGCGGGTTTAA
- a CDS encoding methyltransferase family protein, giving the protein MTPGQGLVAAQFALLTLIVAGGRRRPARPAPVHRAGQCLMLAGAVLAFWSGHALGRNLTPLPAPVPGGTLIQTGPYRWVRHPLYTALLLLSAGWTAGRGGLVSGLGTALLTLVLRRKARMEETALAAAYPAYPAYRQRTGAFLPRR; this is encoded by the coding sequence ATGACCCCAGGTCAGGGACTGGTCGCGGCGCAGTTCGCCCTGCTGACCCTGATCGTCGCCGGCGGCCGGAGAAGACCAGCCCGGCCCGCCCCGGTGCACCGGGCTGGACAGTGCCTGATGCTGGCCGGCGCGGTGCTCGCCTTCTGGAGCGGCCACGCCCTGGGCCGCAACCTCACGCCGCTGCCGGCCCCCGTGCCGGGCGGCACCCTGATCCAGACCGGCCCGTACCGCTGGGTGCGCCACCCGCTCTACACGGCGCTGCTGCTGCTCAGTGCCGGCTGGACTGCCGGCCGCGGCGGGCTCGTCAGTGGCCTGGGCACAGCCCTGCTGACGCTCGTGCTGCGCCGTAAGGCCCGCATGGAGGAAACGGCCCTGGCCGCCGCATACCCGGCGTACCCCGCCTACCGCCAGCGCACCGGGGCGTTCCTGCCACGCCGCTGA
- a CDS encoding NAD(P)-dependent oxidoreductase: protein MRVLLPDLPEFRALSEHDEGGVPGVTFDHYSRTHVPDGPADGVVLWLVGGDTRTRLLRTPGLKWVLTLTAGIEHVQGHLPPEVALFNASRLHDRAVAVHALSGMLAAARGLHRFRDAQARAHWDAPALPGHSALTTLDDRHVVLWGYGHIGRHLEDLLRPLGAHVHGIRSATPSAERDELLAQADWVVLLLPSTPDTRGIVGAPVLAHLKRGAWLVNVGRGNLIDTGALVDALTDGHLGGAVLDVTDPEPLPGPHPLWHLPNVILTPHVASTTTDLVPRGAQLTRDFLIDLQQGHEPEGRVTPGRPY from the coding sequence ATGCGTGTCCTGCTGCCCGACCTGCCTGAGTTCCGCGCCCTGAGCGAGCACGATGAGGGCGGCGTGCCCGGCGTGACCTTCGACCACTACAGCCGCACGCACGTCCCGGACGGCCCGGCCGACGGCGTGGTCCTCTGGCTGGTGGGTGGGGACACCCGCACCCGGCTGCTCCGCACCCCGGGCCTGAAGTGGGTGCTGACCCTCACCGCGGGGATCGAGCACGTGCAGGGCCACCTGCCGCCAGAGGTGGCGCTGTTCAACGCCAGCCGCCTGCACGACCGCGCGGTGGCGGTGCACGCCCTGAGCGGCATGCTCGCCGCGGCGCGCGGTCTGCACCGCTTCCGCGACGCGCAGGCCCGCGCGCACTGGGACGCGCCGGCCCTGCCGGGCCACTCGGCCCTGACCACCCTGGATGACCGTCACGTGGTGCTGTGGGGGTACGGGCACATCGGCCGGCACCTCGAGGACCTCCTGCGGCCTCTGGGCGCCCACGTGCACGGCATCCGCAGCGCCACCCCCAGCGCCGAGCGTGACGAACTGCTCGCGCAGGCCGACTGGGTGGTGCTGCTGCTGCCCAGCACGCCCGATACCCGCGGCATTGTCGGCGCGCCGGTTCTGGCCCACCTGAAACGCGGCGCGTGGCTGGTCAACGTCGGCCGCGGCAACCTGATCGACACCGGCGCCCTCGTGGACGCCCTGACGGACGGCCACCTGGGCGGCGCGGTGCTGGACGTTACGGACCCCGAACCGCTGCCCGGCCCGCACCCGCTGTGGCACCTGCCGAACGTGATTCTGACCCCGCACGTCGCCAGCACCACCACGGACCTCGTGCCGCGCGGCGCGCAACTCACCCGCGACTTCCTGATCGACCTGCAGCAGGGGCACGAACCAGAGGGTCGTGTCACGCCCGGCCGCCCGTACTGA
- a CDS encoding GNAT family N-acetyltransferase has product MPAPDPLTPRVTLKPLLEFTPAEWRTLHGFFRNRELADWNDAKPIRMPEWLFRRVMQEEERTGERHGFGIMNERGELIGSAELYDLRPSAPLTATAATLGVMIGQPALWGQGYGREAVHALLRWAFQERDTPLTRIRLTTFGHNRRAQRAFLACGFREVGRTAREGRMDVHMELTRTGWLALRASPGGPDGAQ; this is encoded by the coding sequence ATGCCCGCCCCGGACCCCCTCACGCCGCGCGTCACCCTCAAACCCCTGCTGGAGTTCACGCCGGCTGAGTGGCGCACCCTGCACGGCTTTTTCCGCAACCGCGAACTGGCGGACTGGAATGACGCCAAACCCATCCGCATGCCGGAATGGCTGTTCAGGCGGGTCATGCAGGAGGAGGAACGCACCGGGGAACGTCACGGCTTCGGCATCATGAACGAGCGCGGCGAACTGATCGGCAGCGCCGAACTGTACGACCTGCGGCCCTCTGCGCCGCTCACTGCCACGGCCGCCACGCTGGGCGTCATGATCGGCCAGCCTGCTCTGTGGGGCCAGGGGTACGGCCGTGAGGCGGTGCACGCCCTGCTGCGCTGGGCCTTTCAGGAGCGGGACACGCCCCTGACCCGCATCCGCCTCACCACCTTCGGCCACAACCGCCGCGCCCAGCGGGCCTTCCTGGCCTGCGGGTTCAGGGAGGTGGGCCGCACCGCCCGCGAGGGCCGCATGGACGTGCACATGGAACTCACCCGCACCGGGTGGCTGGCCCTGCGCGCCTCACCCGGCGGGCCGGACGGGGCACAATGA
- a CDS encoding 3'(2'),5'-bisphosphate nucleotidase CysQ, which produces MTLPLTDLPTERMVAEQLAREAGALLQAHLRAGLTVEHKTSADDPVTAADREASSLIMERLSQVFPLDGLLSEEEADNAARLDASRAWIVDPIDGTREYSSGHPDYCVSIGLTVDGEPVLGVVYAPATDELFSGVVGQGVTLNGEPVPAPAQGPAWRVAVSDTEYSRELHAVPLPGMHPSGSIALKLARIAAAQADVTFSMSPRSEWDIAAGHALLRAAGGELRRRDGRPIRYNQRRPSLEQGIIGGQPAALAWLEAQVREHHLPVAHLGLTETDPAWSVLSPGDRAALAEHPGVNIRHAGAQLLALLVVEPGRTVGRAEGDAFHLERLTRDVTRALGPLRAAGHPG; this is translated from the coding sequence ATGACGTTGCCCTTGACCGACCTCCCCACCGAACGGATGGTCGCCGAACAACTGGCGCGCGAGGCGGGCGCGCTGCTGCAGGCGCACCTGCGCGCCGGCCTGACCGTGGAACACAAGACCAGCGCCGACGATCCTGTCACCGCTGCGGACCGGGAGGCGTCCAGCCTGATCATGGAGCGCCTCTCGCAGGTGTTTCCGCTCGACGGGCTGCTGTCCGAGGAGGAGGCGGACAACGCCGCCCGCCTGGACGCCAGCCGCGCGTGGATTGTGGACCCCATCGACGGCACCAGGGAGTACTCGAGCGGTCACCCCGACTACTGCGTGAGCATCGGCCTGACCGTGGACGGTGAGCCGGTGCTGGGCGTCGTGTACGCGCCCGCCACGGACGAACTGTTCAGCGGCGTGGTCGGCCAGGGCGTGACCCTGAACGGGGAGCCGGTGCCTGCCCCGGCGCAGGGCCCGGCGTGGCGCGTGGCGGTCTCCGATACCGAGTACTCCCGAGAACTGCACGCCGTTCCGCTTCCCGGCATGCATCCCAGTGGCAGCATCGCCCTGAAACTCGCGCGGATCGCGGCGGCCCAGGCGGACGTGACCTTCAGCATGTCCCCCCGCAGCGAGTGGGACATTGCCGCCGGGCACGCCCTGCTGCGCGCCGCAGGGGGCGAACTGCGCCGCCGTGACGGCCGGCCCATCCGGTACAACCAGCGGCGCCCGAGCCTGGAGCAGGGCATCATTGGCGGTCAGCCGGCCGCCCTGGCGTGGCTGGAGGCGCAGGTGCGCGAGCATCACCTGCCGGTTGCGCACCTGGGCCTCACCGAGACCGACCCGGCCTGGAGCGTCCTGAGCCCCGGGGACCGCGCCGCGCTTGCCGAGCATCCCGGCGTGAACATCCGGCACGCGGGGGCGCAACTGCTGGCCCTGCTGGTCGTGGAGCCGGGCCGGACGGTGGGGCGCGCCGAGGGTGACGCCTTTCACCTCGAGCGCCTCACGCGTGACGTCACGCGCGCCCTGGGTCCCCTGCGCGCCGCGGGCCATCCGGGCTGA